The Metabacillus sediminilitoris genome window below encodes:
- the acnA gene encoding aconitate hydratase AcnA, which translates to MTNQVTTKTDAYQARKNFTVNGKTFNYYSLQALEDAGIGNVSRLPYSVKVLLESVLRQVDGRVITKEHVENLAKWGTSEQKEIDVPFKPSRVILQDFTGVPAVVDLASLRKAMADLGGDPDKINPEIPVDLVIDHSVQVDRAGTADALQFNMDLEFERNAERYKFLSWARKSFDNYRAVPPATGIVHQVNLEYLANVVHAVENENGEYEAFPDSLVGTDSHTTMINGIGVLGWGVGGIEAEAGMLGQPSYFPVPEVIGVKLIGELPNGTTATDLALKVTQVLRQQGVVGKFVEFFGPGVAQLPLADRATIANMAPEYGATCGFFPVDEEALNYMRLTGRDEEQIQIVGEYCKANGLFFTPENEDPIFTKVVEINLSEIEANLSGPKRPQDLIPLSMMKDTFHEHLVAPAGNQGFGLEPTEINKEITVKFNTGDEVNMKTGAIAIAAITSCTNTSNPYVLVAAGLVAKKAVELGLEVPKYVKTSLAPGSKVVTGYLENSGLLPHLEKLGFNLVGYGCTTCIGNSGPLADEIEEAVAANDLLVTSVLSGNRNFEGRIHPLVKGNYLASPPLVVAYALAGTVDIDLQSDSLGKTKDGKDVYFKDIWPSTNEINEVVNKTVTPELFRKEYEQVFDDNARWNEIETTDEALYVWDESSTYIQNPPFFEGLDAEPGKVETLSNLRVVAKFGDSVTTDHISPAGSIGKDTPAGRYLQENGVTPREFNSYGSRRGNHEVMMRGTFANIRIKNQIAPGTEGGYTTFWPTGEVKSIYDACMNYKQDGTGLVVLAGKDYGMGSSRDWAAKGTNLLGIKTVIAESFERIHRSNLVLMGVLPLQFKVGESADVLGLTGKETIEVEIDETVKPRDFVKVTATDEAGNKKEFEVLVRFDSEVEIDYYRHGGILQMVLRDKLKG; encoded by the coding sequence ATGACTAATCAAGTAACTACAAAAACAGATGCTTACCAAGCACGTAAAAACTTCACTGTAAACGGAAAAACATTTAATTACTATTCATTACAAGCATTAGAAGATGCGGGAATTGGAAACGTTTCACGTTTACCATATTCAGTAAAAGTTCTTTTAGAATCTGTATTACGTCAAGTAGACGGAAGAGTTATTACGAAAGAACATGTTGAAAATCTAGCAAAATGGGGAACAAGCGAGCAAAAGGAAATCGATGTTCCATTCAAGCCTTCCCGTGTTATCTTACAAGACTTTACAGGTGTTCCAGCTGTCGTTGATTTAGCATCACTACGTAAAGCAATGGCTGATTTAGGTGGAGATCCTGATAAAATCAATCCGGAAATACCAGTTGACCTAGTTATTGACCATTCCGTTCAGGTTGATAGAGCTGGAACTGCAGATGCACTACAATTCAATATGGACCTTGAATTTGAACGTAATGCAGAACGTTACAAATTCTTAAGCTGGGCGAGAAAATCATTTGATAACTATCGTGCTGTTCCACCTGCAACAGGTATTGTTCACCAAGTAAACTTAGAATACTTGGCAAATGTAGTTCACGCAGTTGAGAATGAAAATGGTGAATATGAAGCGTTCCCGGATTCATTAGTTGGTACAGATTCACATACAACAATGATTAACGGTATTGGTGTTCTAGGATGGGGTGTTGGTGGAATCGAAGCAGAAGCAGGAATGCTTGGACAACCTTCATACTTCCCAGTGCCAGAAGTTATCGGTGTTAAATTAATTGGAGAACTTCCAAATGGAACAACTGCAACAGATTTAGCATTAAAAGTAACACAAGTATTACGCCAACAAGGTGTAGTTGGTAAATTTGTTGAGTTCTTTGGTCCAGGTGTTGCACAGCTTCCACTTGCAGATCGTGCGACAATTGCAAACATGGCTCCTGAATATGGTGCAACATGCGGATTCTTCCCAGTTGATGAAGAAGCACTTAACTATATGCGTTTAACTGGCCGTGACGAAGAACAAATTCAAATCGTTGGAGAGTATTGCAAAGCAAATGGATTATTCTTCACACCTGAAAATGAAGATCCTATTTTTACAAAAGTTGTAGAAATTAATTTATCAGAAATTGAAGCAAATCTTTCTGGTCCTAAACGTCCACAAGATTTAATTCCTCTTTCTATGATGAAGGATACATTCCATGAGCATTTAGTAGCTCCAGCAGGTAACCAAGGTTTTGGTTTAGAGCCTACTGAAATTAACAAAGAAATCACTGTTAAATTCAATACTGGTGATGAAGTTAATATGAAAACAGGTGCGATTGCAATTGCGGCAATCACAAGCTGTACAAATACTTCAAATCCATACGTATTAGTTGCTGCAGGTTTAGTTGCGAAAAAAGCAGTTGAATTAGGTCTTGAAGTTCCTAAATACGTCAAAACATCATTAGCACCTGGTTCAAAAGTAGTTACAGGGTACCTAGAAAACTCTGGCCTTCTACCACACTTAGAAAAATTAGGTTTCAATCTAGTTGGTTATGGTTGTACAACATGTATTGGTAACTCTGGACCTCTTGCAGATGAAATCGAAGAAGCAGTAGCTGCTAACGATTTATTAGTAACATCTGTATTATCTGGTAACCGTAACTTTGAAGGTCGTATTCACCCGCTTGTAAAAGGCAACTACCTTGCTTCACCACCATTAGTTGTAGCTTACGCATTGGCTGGTACAGTAGATATTGATTTACAAAGTGATTCTTTAGGTAAAACAAAAGATGGTAAAGACGTATACTTTAAAGATATTTGGCCTTCAACAAATGAAATCAATGAAGTTGTTAACAAAACTGTAACACCTGAACTATTCAGAAAAGAATATGAGCAAGTATTTGATGATAATGCTCGTTGGAATGAAATTGAAACAACGGATGAAGCGTTATATGTATGGGATGAGTCTTCAACATACATTCAAAACCCTCCTTTCTTTGAAGGTTTAGATGCAGAGCCAGGTAAAGTTGAAACATTATCTAATTTACGTGTTGTTGCGAAATTTGGTGATTCTGTAACAACTGACCATATTTCTCCTGCTGGTTCAATTGGTAAAGATACACCTGCTGGTCGTTACCTACAAGAGAATGGTGTAACACCAAGAGAATTTAACTCTTATGGGTCTCGTCGTGGTAACCACGAAGTTATGATGAGAGGTACGTTCGCAAATATCCGTATTAAAAATCAAATTGCACCTGGTACAGAAGGCGGATATACAACTTTCTGGCCAACAGGTGAAGTAAAATCAATTTATGATGCATGTATGAATTACAAACAAGATGGTACTGGACTTGTTGTATTAGCTGGTAAAGATTACGGAATGGGAAGTTCACGTGACTGGGCAGCTAAAGGTACAAACCTTCTTGGTATTAAAACTGTTATTGCTGAAAGCTTTGAGCGTATTCACCGTAGTAACCTAGTTTTAATGGGTGTTCTTCCACTTCAATTTAAAGTTGGAGAAAGCGCAGATGTATTAGGTCTTACAGGTAAAGAAACAATTGAAGTTGAGATTGATGAAACGGTTAAGCCGCGTGATTTTGTAAAAGTTACAGCAACTGATGAGGCTGGCAACAAGAAAGAATTTGAAGTATTAGTTCGTTTTGATAGTGAAGTTGAAATTGATTACTACCGTCATGGTGGAATTCTTCAAATGGTATTACGTGACAAATTAAAAGGCTAA